A window of the Fibrobacter sp. genome harbors these coding sequences:
- a CDS encoding undecaprenyldiphospho-muramoylpentapeptide beta-N-acetylglucosaminyltransferase — protein sequence MKKILLTGGGTAGHVTPNIALLPRLRELGFQIHYMGSKNGIELELIKREGIPYHPISAGKLRRYFDWKNITDLFRIAAGFFQSLIIMAKLRPHIVFSKGGFVSCPVVWAAWCLRRPVIIHESDITPGLANRLSSPFAEKICYSFPETGRFIPSGKGVHTGLPVRKTLLGGDANEGRRLCGFQDDKPVLMVIGGSQGSLVVNAILRSSLADLVKTYNICHLCGKGNLGDTLPGYAQFEYVNDELPHLFSLADLVISRSGATTLFELLSLHKPNLLIPLATNASRGDQILNAESFAKQGFSRVLPQNDLTPSTLVSSIDKAFTEREEMRAAMEKSSVGDGVEAVIEVIRGIVN from the coding sequence GTGAAAAAAATTCTGCTTACCGGAGGAGGAACTGCCGGCCATGTTACACCCAACATTGCGCTGCTGCCCAGACTTCGGGAACTTGGCTTCCAGATACATTACATGGGATCAAAAAACGGAATAGAGCTTGAATTGATTAAGCGAGAGGGTATTCCTTACCATCCAATCAGCGCCGGTAAGCTCAGACGCTATTTTGACTGGAAAAACATAACAGACCTGTTCCGGATCGCTGCCGGGTTTTTCCAGTCTCTTATTATCATGGCAAAGCTACGGCCGCACATTGTTTTCAGTAAAGGTGGATTTGTTTCATGTCCGGTAGTTTGGGCAGCCTGGTGCCTGCGCAGACCTGTAATTATCCATGAATCGGATATAACCCCCGGTCTTGCAAACAGGCTTTCTTCTCCTTTTGCTGAAAAGATCTGTTACAGTTTCCCGGAGACCGGCAGATTTATCCCCTCTGGTAAAGGAGTGCACACAGGTCTTCCGGTAAGAAAAACCCTTTTGGGAGGAGATGCAAATGAGGGTAGACGACTTTGCGGCTTTCAGGATGACAAGCCGGTTCTGATGGTGATCGGGGGAAGCCAGGGATCACTGGTGGTAAATGCAATTCTCAGGTCTTCTCTTGCGGATCTTGTCAAGACGTACAATATTTGCCATCTCTGCGGGAAAGGAAATCTCGGTGATACTCTCCCAGGTTATGCACAGTTTGAATATGTCAATGATGAACTGCCGCATCTTTTTTCACTTGCGGATCTCGTTATCTCCCGTTCCGGCGCTACAACTCTCTTTGAACTCCTCTCTCTTCATAAACCTAACCTTCTGATTCCTCTTGCGACAAATGCATCCCGCGGTGATCAGATACTCAATGCTGAATCTTTTGCGAAACAGGGTTTCAGCAGAGTTCTTCCCCAGAATGACCTCACGCCATCTACACTTGTAAGCAGCATAGATAAGGCCTTTACTGAACGGGAAGAGATGAGAGCGGCGATGGAGAAGAGCAGTGTGGGAGATGGAGTGGAGGCAGTGATCGAGGTGATAAGGGGAATTGTCAATTAA